CCTGTTCTGCTCACACCCTTGGAGGGGCTGCTCCTGTACCTCAAAATCTCCCTCGCAGTCGGAATTGCCGCTGCCCTCCCCTACATTTTCCACCTTGTCCTGACAGCTTTAAGGGAAAGGGGCGTTATTACCTTCAGCTTCAGAAAAACCTCAGCCTTTAAATACGGTATGGCAGCAATTTTTCTCTTCGCCCTCGGCATTTTCTACGGCTACAACATGATGAAGTTCTTTATTAAATTTCTCTACCTCATGGCGGTCTCCCAGGGAGCGATACCGCTCTACAGCCTTTCCGAATTTGTCAACTTCGTTGCCCTGATGCTTGTTCTCTTTGGAATTGTTTTTGAGCTGCCGCTCATTCTCTTTTTCCTCGTGAAAAACGACATTGTGAAGTACGAGACCCTCTCCTACTACAGGAGGCACATCTACGTTGCCTTTTTCGTAATTGGTGCAATCACCACACCCCCTGATGTTTTCACGCAGTTGATGGTGGCTGTGCCGATGGTTGTCTTTTTTGAAATCAGCCTGCTTTTCGTCAGAATCTTTGCCCGTCCAAAAACCTAAAGCATCTCCAAAGCCTCTTCCACCTTCATCCCCCTTCTTACACCAAGTTCTTCGGCCTTTGAAGTAAGCTCTGCAATCTCAGCAGAGGACACATCCTGAAAGCCCCTCACTCCCCTCACAACGCATGCCGCATTGCCAACCTTCTCCATCGCCTCCACGCTTATATAACCGCAGCCAACAACGAGCCTTTCGTGGATTAAAAGCAGCAGAGGTGCGTTCGGCAGGTCAACCTTCAATCCGAGCAGCTTTTTACCTCCCACGTCGAGCATTTCCACCTCAATCATGAACTTATTTTGG
The nucleotide sequence above comes from Archaeoglobus fulgidus DSM 4304. Encoded proteins:
- a CDS encoding twin-arginine translocase subunit TatC; translation: MEAKDWLAVVAKLRREFLKIALIVIVVSSLFFTFGANIVVGKIIGDLFPGEAVIENRDKILAIAEELKKIASDLENYAYHPSEANRSIAFAASKSLVRIAMQLSTSPVLLTPLEGLLLYLKISLAVGIAAALPYIFHLVLTALRERGVITFSFRKTSAFKYGMAAIFLFALGIFYGYNMMKFFIKFLYLMAVSQGAIPLYSLSEFVNFVALMLVLFGIVFELPLILFFLVKNDIVKYETLSYYRRHIYVAFFVIGAITTPPDVFTQLMVAVPMVVFFEISLLFVRIFARPKT
- a CDS encoding YunC family protein; the protein is MIEVEMLDVGGKKLLGLKVDLPNAPLLLLIHERLVVGCGYISVEAMEKVGNAACVVRGVRGFQDVSSAEIAELTSKAEELGVRRGMKVEEALEML